In Rhodoferax sediminis, the sequence ATGCGCAAGCTGGCATATGAGCTGCTCTCGCACAGGTTGACGCCCGAGCAGATGAACAGGCGCATCGACTCGTCTGCGGTGGCCATCGAGAACAAGCAGCGTCGGGAGGTGCAGCTCGAATCCGAGGCCGCCAACCTTATTGCCCACGGTGAATACATTCAGAACAAGGTGCGCGCAGCCGACGAAGTCGGGCGCTACATCCGCGGAGAGGACTTGCTGGCCTACGTGCGCGATTTTTTCCTGCGCGCTTACCCTGGCACAAGATTGGTCGCACAGCACGACGACAGCCTGCTGTACCGCATGGAGCTGGCCACCGATGCGCGCGTCAGGTTTGCAGATTTCATCCAGGCCCAGCGCCTGCAGGGCCGCACGACGCTGCAGGCGAGCGCCCCGCTGCTGCTGCGCTTTGACAACCGCAAGGGCAAAGCCCCGCCCGGCGTGGAGATCGTGGGCCAGGACCACCCCCTGGTGCGCTTCGTCGGGGAGCAGCTTCGCCTAGCGGGCAGCGAGTTGAGCTACCACCCTGTGGCTGCGCTGGAGTTGCACCAGACCCACCTGCCCAAGTTCCCGCGCGGAGCTTATGTGTATGTGGTGATGCGCTGGTCGGTTTCGGGTTCGCGTGAGATCGAGCGCCTTGAGTACATCGTCAGGTCGCTGGACCAGGACGGGCTTCTAGATGGCAACCAGGCTGAACAACTGGTCAACACTGCCGCCCTCAAGGGCAGCGATTGGCTGGGCGCCGCAGACCAGATTGACCCGGACCGTGCCGCTGCCTTGCAAGACGAGTGCCGCACAGAGTTGGATGAGCGCTTTCGCCATTTTGTTGAGGCCCAGCAGCGTGAGGACGCAGACCGTGTCCGCCTGATGGTGGGCTTGCTGGAGCGGCATCTTGCGAAGAAAAGCCAGCAGGCAAAGGAGCAGATTCACAGGCACGAAGCATCGAGCAATCCCCGGCGGCGGGGCCTGATCCCTGCGGTGCGGGGTCGTCTCCAGAAAGAGACGAACCGGGTGAACGAAAAGATCGCACAACTGCGGCTCAAGACCGATTTGGCACCCCACCCCAGTGTGGTTTCTGCAGGAGTGATTCGCATCAGTTGATGCTTGTCGGCAAGAGAGGGAAAGCATGGCGAAATCAATAAAGGAAGCATTCGAGCTGGCCCGTGCGGCGGCCGGGACAGCAGTGGCGTCCGGCAGACCGGATGTCACCCAGTCTTTCGCCAAGGCCGAACCACCGCGTCCACCGGCTGCAGCTGATCGGCCGCCGCGCAGCGCCGCAGGGCCGGTTTCCGTAGTCCGGTCAGCAAACGAGCGGTCCGGCCCTCAGCCACGGCGAGCATCGCGCCCGCCCGACCAAGACAAGCTGCTCACACAAGTGCGCGGTCGTCTACCAACGCAAGAGTTGGTGATCTCTAGCAAGACTCTTTACCCGCCCCCCGCCCGGCCGCATCCCCGAAAGCCGGCGTCGCCAGCACCTGCAGCGGCCCCTGCAACTCCTGCGGCGGTCAAGCCGCTGACCGTGTCGCCTTCAGCCCGTCTGCTACTCACTGCGGGCGAAGACAAAGCCATTGCCCTTGCACTGCAGATGGAGCTGGCAGGCCGCACGACGCAGGCCTTGGTCGGCGAAGCACAGGCACAGAACGAAATTGCGCTCGGGGTGGACTTCGGCACATCCTCGGTCAAAGCAGTCATCGGCGACAGCGCGCTAGGCAAGTCCTTCGTGGTTCCTTTCGGTAATCAGGAGGGCATCGAGAAATACCTTCTACCTTCGCGCCTGTTCCAGACAGGCTTCGAGTTCGCCCTTGCCGGTGGCTCTGAATGCCACCGCGACTTGAAGCTCGCGTTTCTGGCGGCACCGCAGGACCAGGAAAACCAAGTGCGCATCGTCGCATTCCTGGCTCTGGTAATCCAGCGCGCGAGGGCCTGGCTGCTGACGCAGCACGCGCAAACCTACCGCCGCACCCAGCTATTCTGGAAGCTCTCTGTTGGGCTTCCAGCTGCGCACTATCAGGACTCAACCCTGTTTGAGCCCTTCGCCCACCTTTGCGCGGTGGCCTGGGCAGTAGCCGGCCGCACGGGGCCGGTGGATGAACCCACCATCGTCGGACTGCTGCGGCAGCCGCTCGCCCACACCGGTTCGGATCAGGACGCGGAAGTGATGGTTATTCCGGAGATCGCCGCACAGATCTATGGCTTCGTGGTCTCCACCAGCTTCGACAGGAAAGCCCAAAACATCTTTCTCATGGCGGACATTGGCGCCGGCACAGTAGATGCGTCGCTTTTTCATGTATTCCCGGCACGCGGCGGCAAGTGGGATTTTGAGTTCTTTACCTCTGTCGTCCAGCCCCACGGTGTAAGCAACCTGCACCGCCACCGCGTGGACTGGTGGACCTACTCTCTACAGGAATCCTCAGCGCCAGCGGGGCTTGCGCAACAGCTGCTGCAGTTCAAGTTTCAGACCGACCAGCAGGGCAATATCCCCAACTCATTTGTAGATTATTTTGCGGGCATCGAAGTGAATGCGCGCAAGGGCGTGCCAGGCCCCGACCATGACTTTTACGACAAGACACTGGCGCAGGTGCAGGGGAGCACGCTGTGGCGCGCATGGAAAAACAACCTCGTGTCACAGCAAACGCTCTCAGGCGTTCCTTTTTTTCTCAGCGGCGGTGGCGCGCGCATGAAGTTCTACGAGGCGCTGACCACCTCCATGAGCAAGGCTTTCTCAAGCTACTCATGGCTGTACGCGACGCCACGCGTCATGACGCCCCCCGACGATCTGGTGGTCGATGACATCGCCCGAGTTGACTACGACCGGCTGTCCGTGGCGTATGGCCTGAGTCGCCTGGAATTGGGCCGCGTGTTAAAGGCCTTGCCCATGCCCAGGCTGATCTCACCGCCCGCGACCAGTTGGACCGATCACTACATCAGCAAGGATCTGTGTTGAACACACAAGCCATGGAATTTCGCATCGCCGACACCTTCACCGACAGCCTGACACGCCTGTCGGGCGACGAGCAGAAGGCCGTAAAGACCACTGCCTTTGACCTGCAGCTGAATCCGGCCCATCCCAGCATGAGCCTGCACCGCATCGAGCAATCCAAAGACAAACATTTTTGGTCTGTGCGGGCGGGTAGCGACATCCGCATCGTCCTGCACAAGACGCAGGCTAGTCTGCTGCTTTGCTATGTGGATCACCATGACAAAGCGTACGACTGGGCTGCCCGGCGCAAGCTGGAGACGCACCCCACTACAGGTGCGGCGCAACTGGTAGAAGTGCGCGAGACCGTGCAGCAGGTGGTCGTGCCGGTTTATGTGCAGGCGCAACTGCCCTTGGCACCGAAGCGAGACACGTCGTCCGCCAGGTTGTTGTTTGCCGATTCGCCAGACGACGAACTGTTGGGCTATGGGGTGCCGGTGGAGTGGCTGGCCGATGTGAAGGCCGCCACCGAGGACACCTTGCTGGCGCTGGCCGACCACCTGCCTGCCGAGGCGGCAGAGGCTTTGCTGGAGCTGGCCACCGGTGGCAAGCCCCGTGTGCCCGCTCCCACTGTGGCCCCGGCCAACCCGTTCGACCATCCGGATGCGCAGCGCCGTTTCCGTGTCATGACCAACGTGGCCGAGCTGGAGGCTGCTCTGAACTTTCCTTGGGAAAAGTGGACCGTTTTCCTGCATCCTGAGCAGCGCCAGTGGGTGGCGCGCGATTACACAGGTCCAGCCCGTGTGTCAGGCTCAGCAGGCACCGGAAAGACCATTGTGGCGCTGCACCGTGCGGTGCACCTGGCGCGCAGCCAGCCAGACGCACGGGTGTTACTCACCACGTTTTCCGACACCCTGGCCACCGCGCTGCATACCAAGCTCAAACGCCTGGTCGGCAGCGAGCCGCGCCTGGCAGAGCGCATCGACGTGGTGTCACTCAACACCATCGGACAGCGGCTGTACAAGGCCCAGCAGGGCCCCGTCACTCTGACCAGCCGCGATACCGTGCGGCAGATGCTCAGCGTTGCCTCTGAGGTCGTGGGCGGCCACAAATTCAGCCTGCATTTTCTGGTGACCGAGTGGGAGCAGATCGTCGATGCCTGGCAACTGGCTAGCTGGGAAGACTACCGCGATGTCACGCGCCTGGGCCGCAAGACTCGCCTGCCCGAGCCGCAGCGGGCGGTGCTGTGGGCCATTTTTGAGGAAGTGCGCAGTGCATTGGCAGCACAAAAGCAAATCACGCACGCCGGTATGTTCACCAGCCTGGCCACGACGCTGGCGGGCAGCAAACACCCACCGTTTGACTTCGCCGTGGTGGACGAGGCGCAAGACCTCAGCGTGGCGCACTTGCGTTTTCTGGCGGCGTTGGGCGCCAAACGGCCAGATGCACTGTTTTTTGCCGGTGACCTGGGCCAGCGCATCTTCCAGCAGCCGTTTTCATGGAAGTCGCTGGGTGTGGACATTCGCGGCCGGTCGCGCACGCTGCGCATCAACTACCGTACCTCCCATCAAATCCGCCAGCAGGCCGACCGTTTACTCGGCGACCAGGCGGTGGATGTGGACGGCAACAGTGAAACCCGCAGCGATAAGGTGTCGGTCTTTAACGGCCCGCCGCCTCTGATCCGTGTGCTCAAGACCGAGGAGGAAGAGATCAAGGTCGTGAGTGACTGGCTGGCCGAACAGTCCAAGGCCGGCGCCTTGCCACAGGAGTTTGGTGTCTTCGTGCGCTCGGCCGCGCAATTGAAACGGGCTCAGGCCGCGGTCACTGCGTCCGGCCTGCCATTCAAGATGCTCGATGAACACGTTGAAACCGCCAGCGGGCATGCGTCGATCATCACCATGCACCTGGCCAAAGGGCTGGAGTTTCGCGCCGTGGTGGTGATGGCCTGTGACGATGAAGTTATCCCGCTCCAGGAGCCCATTGAAACTGTCGGGGATGATGCGGACCTGCAAGAGGTTTACGACACCGAGCGGCACTTGCTTTACGTGGCTTGCACCCGGGCGCGGGATCATTTGCTGGTGACCGGGATGGAGCCGGCTTCGGAGTTCTTGGATGATTTCAGGTCTTAGTCGAGGAGGCATTGACTATGTCGGATGTAATCGGTTTTGGTGGCTATTGGCGGACTACTTTGCAGGCATGGGCCTCGATCTATTGGACTGGCAACACTCGCGTGCCCTTTGACATAACGTCGGGCATCTGCGTCTCGCTGATCCCCGGCTCGACGTTGTGCAAATGCTGGTGTAGTTCATAAAAACGAATTGTGATTCCGCCTTTGATTGTTGCACGGCCCAAGGCGGCGGATTAATTGTTGAAAAAAATGCGAAGCCCTTGCAGCGCCTCATGCCAAGGTACCACTAATTGCCCTTTTTGCTCGCATGCATCTCGGAGTCGCGCTTGCCGTCATCGTTCTTTGTCGAACTCGGCGCGGCAATGAGCGTCGCGTCCACGGCGCTGCTCTCTTTGAGCAGCAAGCCTTGGCCCTGCTGCCGGACTATGTGTGCCGGCGCGAGGTCGGTTGGAGTCAGCTAGTGCCCCTGGAAACGCGGGGGGCGCCGCTCGGCCATGGCCGCCACGCCTTCGCGGAAATCCTCGGTGATGAACTGGTGGTATTGCTGTGCCGATTCGCGTGCCACCGCCAGCCGCACCGCATCGACCAGACCGGCGCGAACCACCGCGCGCAGCGCGCCCACCACAGCAGGCGAGGAGGTCGCGATCTCGGTCGCCTGCTCAATCGCTTGCTCGCGCACGGAGGCTTGCGGCGCGAGGGCATCGACCAGCCCGATGTCCAGCGCCTCCTGGCCGCCGATGCGCCGGCCGTTGTAGAAGAGCGAGGCCGCCCGTTGTGCGCCGACCAGCCGGGGCAGCGTGGCCGTCAGGCCGAAGCCCGGCGTGATGCCCAGGCGAGCGAAGTTCGCCGAGAAGCGCGCTTCGGCGCAGCTCACCCGGAAGTCAGCGACCAGCGCCAGCCCCAGGCCGCCACCCACCGCAGCCCCGTGCACAGCGGCCACCATGGGCTTGTTCAGCGCGAACAGCCGCACGGACTGCGCGTAGAGGGGGTTGACCGTCTTTTCGCTCTCGGGCCGGGGCACCGAGCGCGGGTCCACCAGGTTGGCGCCCGCGCTGAACGCCGCGCCCTGGGCGCACAGCACAGTGGCGCGCACGGTCGGGTCGCGATCCAGCGCCTCCAGGGTCTGGGCCAGGCGGGTAAGGAAGGGCAGGTCGAAGTAGTTGTGCGGCGGGCGGCGCATCTCGACGATGGCCACATGCTGGCGCCGTTCGATGTCCAGTTCCGGGTCGGCAGTGCGTTTGCTCATGGATGGAGTCAGGTGGTTGGGAGCGAGGAAGATGGTAGGCCGCACGGGCCCGTTCGATCAGCTGGTAAACCCCATATGTACTTCAATAATGCATGTATGTATTATTGCGAGCATGAATAACGCCAGCGAAACCCCGCCTTTCAAGCCCTCTATTAACCTTTGGCCCGCCATGGCCGACAAGGCCTACACCCATTCGCTGCGCGAATTCGTGGAGCAACGCGTGATGCCGCAGGGCGATGACATCGATGCCCGCGACGTGTATCCGGTGGAGTTGGCGCGCGAACTGGCGGTGCAGGGCTTCAGCTCGATCACGCTACCCACAGAGTATGGGGGGGGCGGGCATGAGTTCTCGTATGCGGTGGCGCTGTTCGAGGAGGTGTCGGTGGGTTCGGCCGCGCTGGGCGTGTCCCTGCTCACCATCTTCCAGGCGCAGACCATCATCCGCCTGTTTGGCAGCGAGAGCCTCCAGCAGCGCTACCTGCCGCGGTTCGCCCAAGGCATGTTGTCGTCGTACGCACTGACTGAGTCGGCGCATGGGAGCGACATCCGCTCGCTGGACACCAAGGCCACGCGCGACGGCGACGAATGGGTGCTGCGCGGCGAGAAACACTTCATCACATCCAGCTCGGCGGCCGAGTTCTTCGTCATCTTGGCCGAGACTCCGGTGGGCGTTTCGGCCTTCGCCGTGCCGCGCGACGTGCCCCACCTCACCGTGTATGAGGGCCGCAATTCGGCCACGTTCGGCCTGCGTAACGGACCGCACATGAACCTGCGGCTGGAGGACGTGCGGGTGCCGCTGGATCACCTCATCGGCACCGAGGGCAAGGGCGTTCGACAGGCCGTGACTACGCTTGACTATTCGCGCACGCTGGCTGCGGCCATCAGCATCGGCATTGCGCGCGCGGCGTTCGACGCCGCCTATGCCCACGTCGCGCGCCGTGTCGCGTTCGACCAGACCGTGCTGGGCTTCCAGGGCATCCAGTGGTACTTCGCCGAGGCGCTGGCCGACATCGACGCCTCGCGGCTGCAGGTGTTCCATGCGGCGCGAGCGCTGGACACGCACGACGACATCGACCGCTACGGCAGCGAGGCCAAGCTACGCGCCGCGCAGGTCGCCACGCGCACCGCGTCGATGGCGGTGCAGGTTTGCGGTGCACACGGCACCATGGTGAACTCGCCCTTTGGCCGCTACCTGCGCGACGCCAAGACCTATGAGATCGCCGGCGGCTCGACCGAGATCCTCAAGAACACGATCGGCAAGTACCTCATGCGCGGTGCCAAGGCCGCGGCCACACCATGATCACCGACCTGCTGGCCCGTCAGGCCGCCGAACGGCCTGAGGCCCCCTTCATCGTCACGCTCGAACGCGAGTACAGCTATGCCGCGATCCAGACCGCCGCGCGGCGCTTTGCCACGCGACTGGCCGGGCAGGGCATCGGCCAAGGCGATCACGTCGCGATGCTGGCCGGCAACGGTGCGGCGTTCGTCATCGCCTGGCTGGGCATCGGCCTGCGTGGTGCAGTGGCCGTCACGCTGAACAACCAGCTCATCGCCGACGGCCTGCGTTACTCGGTCGATCAGTGCGACGCGCGCGTGCTGGTGGTCGACCGAGAATGGGAGGACAGCCGCGCGGTCCAACTGGACGCGCGGCAGGCAGCGTTGCCGCGGCTGCTAATCGACAGCGACGAGGCCTTCCTGAACAGCCTGGACGGGCTGGCCGAGGCCGAGCCGGTGGTGGTGCCGGCCAGCGCGCCCTGCACTATCATGTACACCTCGGGCACCACGGGGCTGCCCAAGGGTGTGGTCAACTGCCACACCGCGTACATGGCCACGGGCCGCGCCACGGTGCAAGCGCTGCGTCTCACGCGCAATGACCGGGTCTTGGTCTTCCTGCCACTATTCCATGTCAATCCGCAAATGTACGGCGTGATGTCGGTGCTCACCGCCGGTGCTGCGCTCCTGTTGCTGCCGCGCTTTTCGGCCTCGAGCTTCTTCGACGACGCCATCCGCCTGCGCGCCACTGGCTGCACCTTTGTCGGCACAGTGCTGTCCATCCTGGTGGCGCGGCAGGAGGGCGAGCGACGCGACCACGGCATACGCTTCTTCTTCGGCGGTGGCGCGCCCCGCCCGGTGTGGCAGGCCGTGGAAGCGCGTTTCGGCATCCGTGTGCACGAGGCCTACGGCATGACTGAGGTCGGCGGCTGGGCCACCGCTAACACCGTCGATGACCACCGCTTCGGCAGCTGCGGCAAGCCGCGCCCCGACCTCGAGCTGCGCATCGTCGATGCCGACGACCGGCCGGTGCCCGCCGGCCAGCCGGGCGAGATCGTGGTGCGACCGCGCGACCCCGACACCATCCTGCTCGGTTACTACAAGAAGCCCGAGCAGATGCTGGAGGCCAGCCGCAACCTGTGGTTCCACAGCGGCGACCTCGGCTGCCTGGACGAGAGTGGTTTCCTCTACTACCTCGGGCGCCAGAAAGAGCTAATCCGCAAGAGCGGCGAAATGATCTCGCCGGTGGAGATCGAGACCACCCTGCGCCGCATGTGCTCGGTCTGCGACTGTGCGGTGGTGGCCGTGCCAGACCCGGTGACGGGCGACGAGATCAAGGCCGTCATCGTGGCCCAGCACACGATGGACCCGGCGTCAGTGCAGGCCTTTCTGGCCGAGCGGCTGGCGCGCTTCATGCTGCCTCGCTACATTGAGTTCGTGGCGGCCATCCCCAAGACCGAAACCGAAAAGATCCAGCGCAACAAGTTGCAGTACCTCGATGCGCGCGTGCACGACCTGAAGTCCGGCCAGCGCGTCGCCACCTGATCCCTGGCGTTCATGACCCTCCCATCGACCGAATCCGCCCCCTGCCTGCCGGCTCGCACAGCCCATCCTCCGCAGGCGCTGCACCTGCCGCATGGCGCATGGGACACGCACGCCCATGTCATCGCCGGTGATGCGCGCCATCCTTTCGTGTCTCAGCGCACCTACACGCCCCCGCCGGTGAGCGCCGACGACTACGTCGCCATGCTCGACGCCGTGGGTCTCGAACATGGCGTGCTGATCCAGATCAGTGTGCATGGCGTGGACAACGGCCCCATCGTCCAGGCCTTGCAGCGCCATCCCCTGCGCCTGCGCGGCGTGGGCGCCATAGACGGTTCGGAAAGTGACGAGGCTCTGTGGCGCCTGCGCGAGGCCGGTGTCTGCGGCGTGCGGGTGAACGAGCTGTTCGCCGGCGGCTCGAGCGCCGACCAGCTGCAGCGCATCGCCGACCGTTGTCGCCCGCTCGGCTGGCACGTCGACCTGGCCCTGCACGGCCACCGGCTGCGCGAGCTCGCGCCCGTGCTGCGCGGACTGAACGTGCGACTGGTCGTCGACCACATGGGGTGGTGCCGGACGGCGCAGGGCGTGACCCATCCCGACTTCCAGGCCGTGCTCGACCTCGCGCGCATGGACAATTGCTGGACCAAGCTCTCGGGCGCCTACCGCGTTTCCAGCCAGGCGGCGCCCTTCGACGACGTGGCGCCGTTCGTGCAGGCGCTGGTGCGCGCGGCCCCCGAGCGCACGGTCTGGGGCTCGGACTGGCCTCACGTTGCCATCACCGACCCTACGCGCATGCCCGAACCCGGCATGCTGCTCGACGCCCTGCAGAGCCACATGGACGACCCCGCGCAGCTGCAGGCCGTGCTGGTGGACAACCCGCTGCGGCTGTTCGGTCAGCCGGGCACGCCGGTCCATGGTTGAGTACGTCCACACGATCGTCGTCGGCGCGGGCGCCGTGGGGCTGGCGATCGCTCGCCGGCTCGCGCCGCAGGCCGGTTCGCTGGTTGTGCTCGAGCGCGAGGACGCGATCGGCACCGGCACGTCGTCGCGCAACAGCGAAGTCATCCACGCCGGCATGTACT encodes:
- a CDS encoding 3'-5' exonuclease; translation: MEFRIADTFTDSLTRLSGDEQKAVKTTAFDLQLNPAHPSMSLHRIEQSKDKHFWSVRAGSDIRIVLHKTQASLLLCYVDHHDKAYDWAARRKLETHPTTGAAQLVEVRETVQQVVVPVYVQAQLPLAPKRDTSSARLLFADSPDDELLGYGVPVEWLADVKAATEDTLLALADHLPAEAAEALLELATGGKPRVPAPTVAPANPFDHPDAQRRFRVMTNVAELEAALNFPWEKWTVFLHPEQRQWVARDYTGPARVSGSAGTGKTIVALHRAVHLARSQPDARVLLTTFSDTLATALHTKLKRLVGSEPRLAERIDVVSLNTIGQRLYKAQQGPVTLTSRDTVRQMLSVASEVVGGHKFSLHFLVTEWEQIVDAWQLASWEDYRDVTRLGRKTRLPEPQRAVLWAIFEEVRSALAAQKQITHAGMFTSLATTLAGSKHPPFDFAVVDEAQDLSVAHLRFLAALGAKRPDALFFAGDLGQRIFQQPFSWKSLGVDIRGRSRTLRINYRTSHQIRQQADRLLGDQAVDVDGNSETRSDKVSVFNGPPPLIRVLKTEEEEIKVVSDWLAEQSKAGALPQEFGVFVRSAAQLKRAQAAVTASGLPFKMLDEHVETASGHASIITMHLAKGLEFRAVVVMACDDEVIPLQEPIETVGDDADLQEVYDTERHLLYVACTRARDHLLVTGMEPASEFLDDFRS
- a CDS encoding enoyl-CoA hydratase/isomerase family protein, translating into MSKRTADPELDIERRQHVAIVEMRRPPHNYFDLPFLTRLAQTLEALDRDPTVRATVLCAQGAAFSAGANLVDPRSVPRPESEKTVNPLYAQSVRLFALNKPMVAAVHGAAVGGGLGLALVADFRVSCAEARFSANFARLGITPGFGLTATLPRLVGAQRAASLFYNGRRIGGQEALDIGLVDALAPQASVREQAIEQATEIATSSPAVVGALRAVVRAGLVDAVRLAVARESAQQYHQFITEDFREGVAAMAERRPPRFQGH
- a CDS encoding acyl-CoA dehydrogenase family protein translates to MADKAYTHSLREFVEQRVMPQGDDIDARDVYPVELARELAVQGFSSITLPTEYGGGGHEFSYAVALFEEVSVGSAALGVSLLTIFQAQTIIRLFGSESLQQRYLPRFAQGMLSSYALTESAHGSDIRSLDTKATRDGDEWVLRGEKHFITSSSAAEFFVILAETPVGVSAFAVPRDVPHLTVYEGRNSATFGLRNGPHMNLRLEDVRVPLDHLIGTEGKGVRQAVTTLDYSRTLAAAISIGIARAAFDAAYAHVARRVAFDQTVLGFQGIQWYFAEALADIDASRLQVFHAARALDTHDDIDRYGSEAKLRAAQVATRTASMAVQVCGAHGTMVNSPFGRYLRDAKTYEIAGGSTEILKNTIGKYLMRGAKAAATP
- a CDS encoding class I adenylate-forming enzyme family protein yields the protein MITDLLARQAAERPEAPFIVTLEREYSYAAIQTAARRFATRLAGQGIGQGDHVAMLAGNGAAFVIAWLGIGLRGAVAVTLNNQLIADGLRYSVDQCDARVLVVDREWEDSRAVQLDARQAALPRLLIDSDEAFLNSLDGLAEAEPVVVPASAPCTIMYTSGTTGLPKGVVNCHTAYMATGRATVQALRLTRNDRVLVFLPLFHVNPQMYGVMSVLTAGAALLLLPRFSASSFFDDAIRLRATGCTFVGTVLSILVARQEGERRDHGIRFFFGGGAPRPVWQAVEARFGIRVHEAYGMTEVGGWATANTVDDHRFGSCGKPRPDLELRIVDADDRPVPAGQPGEIVVRPRDPDTILLGYYKKPEQMLEASRNLWFHSGDLGCLDESGFLYYLGRQKELIRKSGEMISPVEIETTLRRMCSVCDCAVVAVPDPVTGDEIKAVIVAQHTMDPASVQAFLAERLARFMLPRYIEFVAAIPKTETEKIQRNKLQYLDARVHDLKSGQRVAT
- a CDS encoding amidohydrolase family protein; translated protein: MTLPSTESAPCLPARTAHPPQALHLPHGAWDTHAHVIAGDARHPFVSQRTYTPPPVSADDYVAMLDAVGLEHGVLIQISVHGVDNGPIVQALQRHPLRLRGVGAIDGSESDEALWRLREAGVCGVRVNELFAGGSSADQLQRIADRCRPLGWHVDLALHGHRLRELAPVLRGLNVRLVVDHMGWCRTAQGVTHPDFQAVLDLARMDNCWTKLSGAYRVSSQAAPFDDVAPFVQALVRAAPERTVWGSDWPHVAITDPTRMPEPGMLLDALQSHMDDPAQLQAVLVDNPLRLFGQPGTPVHG